CAAGCCTTTATCTGACTCTTGGATAACATGCTTAAACCACCCAAAAAGCATATAAAGTAGTATCAATACACCTAAACCTAATACGATAACACCACTTAAATCTTCACTTCCTAATTGCATGACCGTCAGGCCCGCCCCAACAGCAATAAAGAACATAGCCACAGCACCAATAATTGGCCAAGGGCTTTGGGCGGGCACATAATAACTTTGAGATTGCATAATTCCTCCTAACCTGCGTAAGGTTCGGTTGTCGCGTCATCACGCGCTAACGCGACATCGCTGATATCAAAAATGGCGTAAGATAAGGTTAGCTCTTGAACGTCTTGAGGTAACTCTGTATCAACATAAAATACGAGCTTGAACTCAACTTCTTGATTAGGTTCGAATGGCTGTCTATCAAAGCAAAAGCAAGCTACTTTATGTAAGTATTTGGCTGCTTTTCCCGGTGAAACAGACGGTACTGCCTGCATCACTCTCTGATATTCACTTAAGTTTTTAGCGACAAAAACAAGCTCTGACATTTCCCCTGGCTTTACAGCGACAGAAAACTGTTTTGCTTTTACGCTAAACGGCACGCCTTGCTTGGTTTGAGTAATAAAACTCACATCAACCATTCTTGATTCATCCACTAAATTACTGGCCTGCGCCGCTTCCATATCTGGCTTTCCGTTTAAACCTGTTACTTCACAAAAGACGTCGTAAAGCGGCACCAGCGCAAAAGCAAAAGCAAACATGCCTACAACAGCAATAATGAGTTTCTTAACAAGTGCCGCATGCATACTATTTCACCTCTGGAGGGGTACTAAATGTATGTAAAGGTGCTGGAGAAGGTACCTCCCACTCAAGCCCATCTGCCCCATCCCACACTTTAGCTGGCACCGATTCACCACCTCGTACACACTTGAACACACACCAAACAAAAATGAGTTGAGAAAGGCCAAAGGCAAAGCCACCAATGCTAATGATGGCATTGAAATCCGCAAACTGAAGAGCATAATCAGGTATACGTCTTGGCATGCCAGCAAGGCCTACAAAGTGCATAGGGAAGAATAAAATATTGACGCTGATTAATGACATCCAAAAATGCCATTTCGCGGTGGTAATACAGTACATGTGGCCAGTCCATTTAGGTAACCAATAATAAACTGCAGCCATAATGGAAAATACAGCCCCTGTTACCAGTACATAATGGAAATGCGCCACAACAAAATAAGTATCATGGTATTGGAAATCAGCAGGGGTTATAGCTAGCATCAACCCTGAGAAGCCACCTAAAGTAAAGAGTACAATGAATGCAATCGAGAACATCATAGGAATTTCGAAACTAATCGAGCCACGCCACATAGTCGCCACCCAATTAAAGACCTTGACTCCCGTAGGTACAGATATCAGCATGGTCGCATACATAAAGAAGAGCTCTCCAGCCAATGGCATACCTGTAGTAAACATATGGTGTGCCCATACAATAAAAGATAAAAATGCAATAGAAGAGGTTGCGTATACCATAGAAGAGTAACCAAATAGCTTTTTCCGTGAAAAAGTCGGCACTATGGTCGAGATAATGCCAAATGCTGGCAGTATCATGATGTAAACTTCAGGATGACCAAAGAACCAGAAAATATGCTGGAACATAACCGGATCCCCGCCCCCCGCGGCATCAAAGAAACTAGTTCCAAAATACTTATCGGTAAGAACCATAGTGACAGCGCCAGCCAATACAGGCATTACAGCAATCAATAAAAAAGCCGTTATTAGCCAAGTCCATACAAAGAGGGGTAACTTCATCCATGTCATACCTGGGGCGCGTAAATTGACTATAGTCACAATGACATTAATTGC
The Pseudoalteromonas phenolica genome window above contains:
- a CDS encoding cytochrome c oxidase assembly protein, with protein sequence MHAALVKKLIIAVVGMFAFAFALVPLYDVFCEVTGLNGKPDMEAAQASNLVDESRMVDVSFITQTKQGVPFSVKAKQFSVAVKPGEMSELVFVAKNLSEYQRVMQAVPSVSPGKAAKYLHKVACFCFDRQPFEPNQEVEFKLVFYVDTELPQDVQELTLSYAIFDISDVALARDDATTEPYAG
- the ctaD gene encoding cytochrome c oxidase subunit I, with product MSTQVQSSEHAHEEHLTGIKRWLFTTNHKEIGSLYLIFSLVMFLIGGAMAMVIRAELFQPGLQLVDPHFFNQMTTVHGLIMVFGAVMPAFTGLANWMIPMMIGAPDMALPRMNNWSFWILPFAFAILLASLFMEGGGPAFGWTFYAPLSTTYSNDNTALFVFAVHIMGISSIMGAINVIVTIVNLRAPGMTWMKLPLFVWTWLITAFLLIAVMPVLAGAVTMVLTDKYFGTSFFDAAGGGDPVMFQHIFWFFGHPEVYIMILPAFGIISTIVPTFSRKKLFGYSSMVYATSSIAFLSFIVWAHHMFTTGMPLAGELFFMYATMLISVPTGVKVFNWVATMWRGSISFEIPMMFSIAFIVLFTLGGFSGLMLAITPADFQYHDTYFVVAHFHYVLVTGAVFSIMAAVYYWLPKWTGHMYCITTAKWHFWMSLISVNILFFPMHFVGLAGMPRRIPDYALQFADFNAIISIGGFAFGLSQLIFVWCVFKCVRGGESVPAKVWDGADGLEWEVPSPAPLHTFSTPPEVK